One segment of Ficedula albicollis isolate OC2 chromosome 2, FicAlb1.5, whole genome shotgun sequence DNA contains the following:
- the IGFBP1 gene encoding insulin-like growth factor-binding protein 1, with protein sequence MPLESTEITQDQLLNYQLMFPIGQDKSIPWNSITAYENMKAKRISELKKLKEKGPCQKELYRALYKLVKARQRSRGEIYKFYLPNCNKNGFYHSKQCETLLDGESAECWCVYPKNGRRIPGSPEIKGDPECQQYLSSQDYN encoded by the exons ATGCCTTtggaaagcactgaaataaCCCAGGATCAGCTGCTGAACTATCAGTTGATGTTTCCCATAGGCCAGGATAAATccattccctggaattccatcaCTGCATatgaaaacatgaaagcaaAGAGAATATCTGAACTGAAGAAATTGAAAGAGAAG GGTCCTTGTCAGAAGGAGCTCTACAGAGCCCTGTATAAATTGGTGAAGGCCCGGCAGAGAAGCAGAGGGGAGATTTACAAATTTTACTTGCCCAACTGCAACAAGAATGGATTTTACCACAGCAAACAG TGTGAAACTTTACTGGATGGAGAATCTGCTGAATGCTGGTGTGTCTATCCAAAAAATGGCAGAAGAATTCCTGGATCTCCAGAAATTAAAGGAGACCCAGAATGCCAACAGTATCTCAGCTCACAAGACTACAACTAA